A section of the Candidatus Thermoplasmatota archaeon genome encodes:
- the trxB gene encoding thioredoxin-disulfide reductase, whose protein sequence is MGIELAVVGAGSAGYAAGIYAGRAGIDTVIFDTGMGGGLTVEAPKVENYPGFKSISGIDLMEKMKNHAQEYAKFKFYEEVKEIKKEGNKFKLTTTKGEYEVGAVIICTGTTHKKLGVKGEKELRGHGVSYCATCDGFFFKDKDVAVIGGGSSALIEAIYLNQVGCKVSIIHRRDRLRAEKSLEEEALDKGIKIIWNSVVEEIVGKDRVEGMKIRNVETGEIKIIPVDGVFISIGETPRSDLAKKAGVETDEYGYIKTDGMQRTNIRGVYAAGDVTGGVRQIVTACAQGAKAALTSTKVLGKMYPF, encoded by the coding sequence ATGGGTATAGAATTGGCAGTAGTGGGCGCAGGAAGTGCCGGATATGCGGCGGGCATATACGCCGGCAGGGCAGGAATAGATACTGTTATCTTTGATACCGGTATGGGTGGGGGGCTCACAGTTGAGGCGCCGAAAGTGGAGAATTATCCTGGATTCAAAAGCATATCTGGTATAGACTTGATGGAAAAAATGAAGAATCACGCTCAGGAATATGCAAAATTTAAGTTTTATGAAGAAGTGAAGGAAATAAAAAAAGAAGGGAATAAATTTAAACTGACGACGACGAAAGGAGAATATGAAGTTGGAGCCGTAATAATATGCACTGGAACAACTCACAAAAAACTTGGCGTAAAGGGTGAAAAGGAATTGAGAGGGCATGGTGTGTCATATTGTGCTACATGCGACGGTTTCTTTTTTAAGGATAAAGATGTTGCCGTTATCGGGGGCGGGAGCAGTGCGCTTATAGAAGCGATATATCTCAATCAGGTTGGATGCAAAGTCTCAATAATACACAGAAGGGACAGATTGAGGGCGGAGAAATCATTGGAAGAGGAAGCCTTGGACAAGGGGATAAAAATAATATGGAACAGTGTCGTTGAGGAAATAGTGGGCAAAGATAGAGTCGAAGGCATGAAAATAAGAAATGTTGAAACGGGCGAGATAAAAATAATACCGGTTGATGGAGTCTTTATTTCTATAGGGGAAACACCACGGTCAGATCTTGCAAAAAAGGCAGGAGTGGAAACAGATGAATATGGCTACATAAAGACTGATGGGATGCAGAGAACGAACATAAGGGGCGTATATGCCGCAGGGGACGTAACAGGAGGTGTAAGACAAATAGTGACGGCGTGTGCTCAAGGGGCAAAGGCAGCGCTTACATCAACGAAAGTGTTGGGAAAGATGTACCCGTTCTAG